In the genome of Roseiconus lacunae, the window CGAAATCCCTAAGACAGTTCAAGAAGAGGTGCTTTCACGTGTGAAAGTCCTTGGAAAGATGAACATCGCCGAAAAGCGATTGCCGCAGGACGGGCGGGCGACCGTTCAACTGGGTGAACGCATCGTGGACTTACGGATCGCATCGCTGCCGACAAGTCATAACGAACGGATCGTAATTCGATTGCTCGATAAAGGCGCTCGCTTATATTCGCTGGCCGAACTTGGCATGCCCACCGATAAGCTGGCGATGTTCAAAGAGCTGATCGGACGTGATCATGGATTGATCTTGGTGACCGGACCGACGGGAAGCGGAAAAAGCACAACGCTTTATGGGGCGTTGCAGGAACTTGATTCTGAAGAATTAAATATCCTGACGCTCGAAGATCCGATCGAATATCAGCTTGAAGGGATCAGCCAGACTCAGATCAACGAAAAGAAAGGCATGACCTTTGCGTCGGGAATGCGAAGCGTCTTGCGACAAGATCCTGACATTATCATGGTGGGAGAGATCCGTGATAGCGAAACCGCGATGATGGCGATTCAGGCCTCGCTGACGGGACACTTGGTGTTCAGTACGTTGCACACGAACGATGCGGCGAGCGCCGTGACGCGATTGTTGGACTTGGGGATCGAACCGTATTTGGTCAGTAGTTCTCTGGTCGCGTCATTGGCCCAACGCTTGGTCCGTCAACTCTGCCCGCATTGCAAGACGACGTGTGCAAATCTAAATGATGATCTCCACGCTTCTCAACCGGTCGGCTGCGAAGCGTGTCGGCAAACAGGTTATGCCGGACGCATCGGGCTGTTCGAGTTGCTGGTCATCGACGAAGCTTGTCGAGAATTGATCGGTCGGCGGGCAAGCGCCGCGGAAATTCGTGAAGCCGGATTAAAATCAGGGTTGCAGTTGCTGGCCAACGATGGTCTTGAGAAAGTGCGTCAAGGAATCACCACCTTAGATGAAGTTCGACGGGTCACGACGCTGTAAGATAGGAGACTTTGTCGACGTTAGAGGCAGAGGCTCGATTGTAGCGATGGGGCTTGCAGGACGAGCAAGATGAACGCCGCCGGCAAAAGGATCGCCCCAGCGTTTTTTTAAAATCGAAACAGTAGTTCGATGGCAGTCTTTTCTTACACCGGTACCGACGAATCGCGATCCACCGTCCGTGGAACGATCAACGCCGATTCGCCGCGGCAAGCCCGTGACTCACTGCGTGATCGAGGCATCCGGGTACGCAAGATCGTCGTCAAAGGGGAGCGAGACAGCCCGACATTGTTTCGGTTTCCGCGATGGAAACGGTTCACCGGGGGCAAGCAATGGACTTCGGTGATTTCTGAACTGGCAATGTTACTGCATGCCGGCATTCCAATGCTGGATGCCTTGGACACGATGACCGATCAACACACCGGGGCGATGCGAACGGCTTTGCTGGCCGTACGTGAACGGGTCGCCGCTGGCGAATCGCTTGCGGTAGCCTTGCGTAGTCGTCGTGATTCATTTGATGATGCCACCATTCAGATGGTCGAAGTCGGTGAGAATGCGGGAAATTTGGATGCGGTGCTCACGCAAGTCGCCGAGTTCAAACAACGCCAATCTCGATTCACCGATGCGGTGACGACGGCACTTCTTTATCCGGCATTTTTAGTTTGCTTTGGTGCCGCCGCTGCGGTGTTCTTGATGACCAGTGTGCTTCCGCCGCTGCTTGAGAATTTGGAAGAAACGCTACCGACGCTTCCGTTTCCGACTCGCATCGCAAAACTACTGAGCGAAGGATTACTGAACTATCGATGGTGGTGGCTTGGAGGTTTATTGGTGCTATCGGTTGTCGGTGTTTCGGTCGTGCGTCATCCGGCCGGTCGCCGCGTTGTCGATCGTTGGATGTTACGCGTCCCGGTCCTTGGACCGATGTTCGTCAAGCAGGGGATTTCTAGGATCGCGACGATCATCGCGACGCTTTCCCGCAGCGGCGTTGAATTGACGCGGGCATTCGAGCTAGCCGAAAGGTCGGTGAACAATGTGGTATTTCGTACGGCACTACGAGATTGCGGGACACGCATTTCGGCTGGGGAAGACATCGCCGATGCGCTTTCGCAAAGCGGAGTGTTCCCCCCACTGGCGGTTCGCGTGTTTTCGGTCGGACAGGAAACTGGCAAGCTAGATGAGATGCTTTTTCGCCTTGCCGATGATTATGATGAACAAGTCAAAACCTCATCGGCCCGCATCACGGCGCTCGTCGAACCGGTTTTGATCCTTGTCTTGGCCGCCATGGTAGGATTCCTGTTGCTGGCCACTATTCTTCCGATCTTGGAGGCTGGAAATGTTTTGTGACTCGTCTG includes:
- a CDS encoding GspE/PulE family protein → MNVSIDDIAAKLRMPVAEDLSQFEASSDFLNRISIGHARQHNVIGLRGKGEDELWLAIDSVSGLNQVDVIGRALSQNPGGGLRRIALRPLPATSEAIRKAINRAYTEQSSQTQRVIDSLDRDTLLGELARLGPREDLLDTEGRAPVIRLVNHLLFDAVKSGASDVHIQPYEDRLMVRQRIDGVLFDTFEIPKTVQEEVLSRVKVLGKMNIAEKRLPQDGRATVQLGERIVDLRIASLPTSHNERIVIRLLDKGARLYSLAELGMPTDKLAMFKELIGRDHGLILVTGPTGSGKSTTLYGALQELDSEELNILTLEDPIEYQLEGISQTQINEKKGMTFASGMRSVLRQDPDIIMVGEIRDSETAMMAIQASLTGHLVFSTLHTNDAASAVTRLLDLGIEPYLVSSSLVASLAQRLVRQLCPHCKTTCANLNDDLHASQPVGCEACRQTGYAGRIGLFELLVIDEACRELIGRRASAAEIREAGLKSGLQLLANDGLEKVRQGITTLDEVRRVTTL
- a CDS encoding type II secretion system F family protein, with product MAVFSYTGTDESRSTVRGTINADSPRQARDSLRDRGIRVRKIVVKGERDSPTLFRFPRWKRFTGGKQWTSVISELAMLLHAGIPMLDALDTMTDQHTGAMRTALLAVRERVAAGESLAVALRSRRDSFDDATIQMVEVGENAGNLDAVLTQVAEFKQRQSRFTDAVTTALLYPAFLVCFGAAAAVFLMTSVLPPLLENLEETLPTLPFPTRIAKLLSEGLLNYRWWWLGGLLVLSVVGVSVVRHPAGRRVVDRWMLRVPVLGPMFVKQGISRIATIIATLSRSGVELTRAFELAERSVNNVVFRTALRDCGTRISAGEDIADALSQSGVFPPLAVRVFSVGQETGKLDEMLFRLADDYDEQVKTSSARITALVEPVLILVLAAMVGFLLLATILPILEAGNVL